Proteins encoded by one window of Arachis ipaensis cultivar K30076 chromosome B04, Araip1.1, whole genome shotgun sequence:
- the LOC110271287 gene encoding toll/interleukin-1 receptor-like protein — protein MASASSSTSISPPRSCTYHVFLSFRGEDTRTGFTGHLYAALNRKGITTYKDDQNLRKGDVISKELLKAIEESMFAVIVFSPDYASSSWCLDELQKIMECNNKLGQYIVPVFYGVEPCDVRHQIGTFQEALKKHEERHDSEKVKRWRDALTQVAAHSGWTSQNQ, from the coding sequence ATGGCATCCGCCTCTTCTTCCACTTCAATCTCACCACCACGATCATGCACCTATCACGTGTTCTTGAGTTTCAGAGGAGAAGACACTCGCACAGGCTTCACTGGCCATCTCTATGCCGCCCTCAACAGGAAGGGAATCACAACCTACAAAGATGACCAAAACCTTCGCAAAGGCGATGTTATTTCAAAAGAACTCCTGAAAGCAATTGAAGAGTCGATGTTTGCAGTCATTGTTTTCTCACCGGACTACGCTTCCTCTAGTTGGTGCTTGGATGAGCTCCAAAAGATCATGGAGTGCAACAACAAGCTGGGGCAATACATCGTGCCGGTGTTCTACGGTGTGGAGCCTTGTGATGTGAGGCACCAAATAGGAACCTTTCAGGAAGCTTTGAAGAAACACGAAGAGAGACATGACAGTGAGAAGGTCAAAAGATGGAGAGATGCGCTAACACAAGTTGCTGCTCATTCTGGTTGGACCTCCCAAAATCAGTAA